One part of the [Synechococcus] sp. NIES-970 genome encodes these proteins:
- the trx_1 gene encoding thioredoxin: MAIKKQFSSFEAMLEQAEKPVLVDFYATWCGPCQIMGKTLEEISAQMANEIQIVKVDGDRYHNLASHHGVHAYPTLVLYNKGQLVSRIEGAVPAQQLMQQIRRALQN, translated from the coding sequence ATGGCCATTAAAAAACAATTTTCCAGCTTTGAAGCAATGTTAGAGCAGGCCGAAAAGCCCGTACTTGTCGATTTTTATGCCACCTGGTGCGGCCCTTGCCAAATTATGGGAAAAACCCTCGAAGAAATTAGTGCTCAAATGGCCAATGAAATTCAAATCGTCAAGGTTGACGGCGATCGTTACCATAACCTTGCATCTCACCATGGCGTCCATGCCTACCCGACCCTTGTCCTCTACAACAAAGGCCAGTTGGTTTCTCGCATTGAAGGAGCAGTCCCGGCTCAGCAACTAATGCAACAAATACGCCGCGCCCTTCAAAATTAA
- a CDS encoding hypothetical protein (conserved hypothetical protein), giving the protein MMWQTLSKFAKNLFIRPAALLLGLGLTAIAPTPNFAAPLEHPHISSRESSADSLNIRLIAQQQSAIFVYGTSPIAQQWGQDYMVLQVDFDNHVQGAFYQVDSEYACFSGEIHNGKLDLAVIDPYEQVAYAYQLDYTAQGYLANGGDRPVLQFIPEGFQPINVPSELDYALLQECGGTIPQTKAMVET; this is encoded by the coding sequence ATGATGTGGCAAACTTTAAGCAAATTCGCAAAAAATCTCTTCATTCGGCCTGCTGCCCTTTTGTTAGGACTAGGTTTGACGGCGATCGCCCCAACCCCTAATTTCGCTGCTCCCCTCGAGCATCCCCACATAAGCTCCCGCGAAAGTTCTGCCGATTCGCTCAATATCAGACTTATCGCCCAACAGCAGAGCGCCATATTCGTCTATGGAACTTCTCCCATTGCCCAACAGTGGGGCCAAGATTACATGGTGCTCCAGGTAGATTTTGATAACCACGTCCAAGGCGCTTTCTACCAGGTGGATTCAGAGTATGCTTGTTTTTCGGGTGAAATCCACAACGGTAAGCTAGACCTGGCAGTGATTGATCCCTATGAGCAAGTCGCTTACGCCTATCAACTGGATTACACCGCCCAAGGTTATCTGGCGAATGGTGGCGATCGCCCAGTTTTGCAATTTATTCCCGAGGGCTTTCAACCTATCAATGTTCCTAGTGAATTAGACTATGCCCTCCTCCAAGAATGTGGCGGCACAATACCCCAAACAAAGGCTATGGTTGAGACCTAG
- a CDS encoding hypothetical protein (conserved hypothetical membrane protein) — MTLENLEIVFNFTNIFVLPFWGLMVLAPRWQVTQKVMDSLVPFAVLAVVYIALFALSLDPDQAAIWSNPTLGDLAALFSLPPVMATGWTHFLVMDLFVGRWIYQQGLERNIFTRHSLALCLFAGPAGLLCHLMTTWGTVAWQRQQQTQGEGS, encoded by the coding sequence ATGACGTTAGAAAACTTAGAAATTGTATTTAACTTTACCAATATTTTTGTTTTGCCCTTTTGGGGATTGATGGTTCTGGCCCCCCGGTGGCAGGTCACCCAAAAAGTAATGGATTCCTTAGTTCCCTTTGCGGTTTTGGCGGTGGTTTATATCGCCTTATTTGCGCTCTCCCTCGACCCAGATCAAGCTGCCATTTGGTCAAATCCAACCCTTGGTGACCTAGCCGCCTTATTTTCTTTGCCTCCAGTGATGGCGACGGGGTGGACTCACTTCCTGGTGATGGATCTGTTTGTAGGCCGTTGGATTTATCAACAGGGGTTAGAAAGAAATATTTTCACACGCCATTCTTTGGCCCTCTGTCTCTTTGCTGGGCCAGCAGGACTTCTCTGTCACCTAATGACGACTTGGGGAACGGTAGCTTGGCAACGACAACAACAAACCCAAGGGGAAGGAAGTTAA
- a CDS encoding hypothetical protein (conserved hypothetical protein), producing MFIRLAQQHRDFVKDLVMSLQALAIALENRGYLASCYTCGAELNSASFMVSLGENHLIRFLVSDYGITWTEMRDERELMKLEGAEAISQLQELANMIKYQRELPKEFSYQRPETESLITL from the coding sequence GTGTTTATTCGACTGGCTCAACAGCATCGTGATTTCGTCAAAGACCTCGTCATGAGTCTACAGGCCCTGGCGATCGCCCTCGAAAACCGTGGTTATCTCGCTTCTTGCTATACCTGTGGCGCTGAACTCAACAGTGCGTCCTTCATGGTAAGCCTAGGCGAAAATCATCTGATCCGTTTTCTTGTTTCCGACTATGGCATCACCTGGACCGAGATGCGTGACGAGCGGGAGCTCATGAAGCTGGAAGGGGCCGAAGCGATTAGTCAGCTCCAAGAGCTTGCCAACATGATCAAGTATCAACGGGAACTGCCCAAAGAATTTTCTTACCAGCGCCCCGAAACAGAATCGCTAATAACCCTCTAA
- the cdsA gene encoding phosphatidate cytidylyltransferase, which translates to MSLSRIISGVVAIALALTLIVLGGWYFTCGMGILVFLGQQEYFRMVRAKGLAPAVKSTLIVSQLLLVIATLNPGLADALFPLAGTFICFYLLFQPKMATIADMSTSILGLFYGGYMPSYWVRLRMGSLAETQAVSNLPFYGYLPASWTEWFDLPHALKLTFVVMVCIWAADIGAYFMGKWLGKTKLSAISPKKTVEGAIFGALGTIAVAIAGAWYLDWAWWPLTGTLLGFLISVTTLLGDLTESIMKRDAGFKDSGQLIPGHGGILDRTDSYVFTAPVVYLFVTICLPIFSP; encoded by the coding sequence ATGTCTTTGTCGCGAATCATTAGTGGTGTAGTGGCGATCGCCCTCGCCTTAACCCTCATTGTTTTAGGGGGCTGGTACTTTACCTGCGGAATGGGCATTTTGGTGTTCCTTGGCCAGCAGGAATATTTCCGGATGGTTCGGGCAAAAGGATTAGCACCAGCAGTCAAAAGCACCTTGATTGTCTCTCAACTGCTCTTAGTTATTGCCACCCTCAACCCCGGCTTAGCCGACGCCCTCTTCCCCCTCGCCGGAACCTTCATTTGTTTCTATCTGTTGTTCCAGCCAAAAATGGCAACGATCGCCGATATGTCCACGTCGATTTTGGGCCTTTTCTATGGTGGTTATATGCCGAGTTACTGGGTGCGTTTGCGGATGGGTAGCCTTGCGGAAACCCAGGCCGTTAGTAACCTCCCATTTTATGGTTATCTGCCTGCCTCCTGGACAGAATGGTTTGATCTGCCCCACGCCCTCAAGCTTACTTTTGTGGTGATGGTCTGTATTTGGGCAGCAGACATCGGCGCATACTTTATGGGAAAATGGCTCGGCAAAACCAAACTCTCTGCCATTAGCCCCAAAAAAACAGTAGAAGGAGCGATTTTTGGTGCCCTAGGGACCATCGCTGTGGCGATCGCTGGCGCTTGGTATCTGGACTGGGCTTGGTGGCCACTCACCGGCACATTACTCGGCTTTTTAATCAGCGTCACAACCCTATTGGGAGACTTGACTGAGTCGATCATGAAGCGAGATGCAGGCTTTAAAGACTCCGGACAGTTGATTCCCGGTCATGGCGGCATTCTCGACCGCACAGATAGTTATGTGTTTACTGCCCCTGTGGTCTATTTATTCGTCACGATCTGCCTGCCGATATTCAGTCCCTAG
- the cutA gene encoding periplasmic divalent cation tolerance protein, translated as MKYLIVITTVNDHQAAQKLAQEIMAQRLAACIHIDSIESFYYWEGALQQEPEFRLSCKITNEQYAALEALIKANHPYELPAIYAIALEHVEATYGAWISTNLFPEPP; from the coding sequence ATGAAATATCTCATCGTTATCACCACTGTTAATGATCACCAAGCGGCCCAAAAATTGGCGCAGGAAATTATGGCGCAGCGTTTAGCGGCTTGTATTCACATTGATAGCATCGAAAGCTTTTATTATTGGGAAGGAGCCCTGCAACAGGAACCAGAATTTCGCCTCTCCTGTAAAATCACGAACGAGCAATATGCGGCCTTGGAAGCTTTGATTAAAGCAAATCATCCCTACGAGCTGCCGGCAATCTATGCGATCGCCCTGGAACATGTAGAAGCAACTTACGGGGCATGGATTAGCACAAATCTTTTCCCAGAACCGCCCTAA
- a CDS encoding diguanylate cyclase (GGDEF) domain protein: protein MNYRQRLTITYGLTLLLVGALVSFLVGLQATENSKAAATGYLRDINLQFATLLDLRMWARRNEMRTLAVTPVFGDRQRENEARRLLEQTQDFLPMFTWMGFLDPEGTVDIATGQILEGESIAQRPVFQEGRQGEFIGDVHDAVLLASQFPRLPNGEPIQFVDIAIPVVTDNGEFQGVLAAHLSWEWAQDTRVSLMAPLAGDNQKELFVVSADGNKLLGPEEIVDGSSMAFLPLADIESGESREVTLQWPDGIYYLTDIRRTDGYQDYSGLGWFTVARQPEAIALAPAQQLIHNIWIYSLTIGGISMVGIWYLSGWISRPLRRLSSISQALQLRLNSESTTPASAHVKDEIETVKQAIYRLHEEGKQEYAARQLAEKVSRADPLTGLANREGLRLLLAEYQRVLPRKQVLAVLALDLDGFKQVNDHYGHSAGDELLKAVAYRLQAELRPNQAGIRLGGDEFLLLLPLPVDEGEHIAEIVAHRILEAIAQPFHLGNCTANIGTSIGLAFWPTDDEKLEMVLDLADQALYKAKNTGKRRLVRWQPP from the coding sequence ATGAATTACCGACAGCGCCTAACAATCACCTATGGACTAACTTTATTGTTGGTGGGGGCATTGGTAAGCTTTTTAGTGGGCCTCCAAGCCACGGAAAATAGCAAAGCAGCAGCGACGGGCTACCTCAGGGATATTAATCTCCAGTTTGCGACCCTACTGGATTTACGCATGTGGGCAAGGCGCAATGAGATGAGAACGTTAGCGGTGACGCCAGTGTTTGGCGATCGCCAGCGGGAAAATGAAGCCAGACGACTATTAGAGCAGACCCAGGATTTTTTACCGATGTTTACCTGGATGGGCTTTCTTGATCCAGAAGGTACGGTGGATATCGCCACTGGCCAAATCCTTGAAGGAGAATCTATCGCCCAGCGTCCTGTGTTTCAAGAAGGTCGCCAGGGAGAATTTATCGGCGATGTCCACGACGCGGTGTTATTGGCCAGTCAGTTTCCCCGCCTACCCAATGGAGAACCGATTCAATTTGTCGATATTGCGATTCCCGTCGTCACCGATAATGGCGAGTTTCAGGGGGTTTTAGCGGCCCACCTCAGTTGGGAATGGGCCCAGGATACCCGAGTCTCTCTCATGGCACCTTTAGCTGGGGATAATCAAAAAGAGCTATTTGTCGTGTCGGCCGATGGCAATAAATTGTTAGGGCCAGAAGAAATTGTGGATGGCTCGTCAATGGCCTTTTTACCCCTTGCTGACATTGAGTCGGGTGAATCCCGTGAAGTGACCCTCCAGTGGCCCGATGGCATCTATTACCTAACAGATATTCGCCGCACTGATGGCTACCAGGATTATTCCGGTTTGGGCTGGTTCACTGTGGCTCGACAACCGGAGGCGATCGCCTTGGCCCCAGCCCAACAGCTCATCCATAATATCTGGATTTATTCCCTGACCATAGGGGGAATCTCCATGGTCGGCATTTGGTATCTGTCCGGGTGGATTAGCCGGCCCCTACGGCGCTTGAGTTCCATCAGCCAAGCATTACAGTTGCGTCTCAATTCAGAATCAACCACCCCTGCTTCAGCGCACGTCAAAGACGAAATTGAGACTGTTAAGCAGGCCATTTACCGCCTCCATGAGGAAGGCAAACAAGAATATGCAGCCCGTCAATTAGCCGAAAAAGTTTCCCGAGCAGACCCCCTCACCGGCTTGGCAAATCGAGAAGGATTACGTCTACTACTGGCAGAATATCAAAGGGTATTGCCTCGGAAGCAAGTACTGGCTGTTTTAGCCCTCGATCTTGACGGTTTTAAACAGGTCAATGACCACTATGGCCATAGCGCCGGAGATGAGCTGCTCAAAGCCGTGGCTTACCGCTTACAGGCAGAGCTGCGACCAAATCAAGCTGGAATTCGGCTTGGGGGCGATGAATTTTTGCTCTTGCTGCCCCTACCGGTTGATGAGGGAGAACATATTGCTGAAATCGTTGCCCACAGAATCCTTGAGGCGATCGCCCAGCCCTTCCATTTAGGAAATTGCACCGCGAACATTGGGACGAGCATCGGACTGGCCTTTTGGCCAACGGATGATGAAAAACTTGAGATGGTTTTAGATTTAGCCGATCAAGCCCTCTACAAAGCGAAAAACACAGGAAAACGACGCTTAGTCCGCTGGCAACCACCATGA
- the chlP gene encoding geranylgeranyl reductase, with protein MVLRVAVVGGGPAGSSAAEILAKAGIETYIFERKLDNAKPCGGAIPLCMVDEFDLPPEIIDRRVRKMKMISPSNIEVDIGQTLKDGEYIGMCRREVMDSFMRNRAADLGANLINGTVFKLDIPSNNTDPYVLHYSDHSNGEVKGEMKTLKVDLVIGADGANSRIAKAIDAGDYNYAIAFQERIRLPEDKMAYYEELAEMYVGDDVSPDFYAWVFPKYDHVAVGTGTMKVNQARIKELQAGIRTRAAKRLEGGEIIKVEAHPIPEHPRPRRVVGRVALVGDAAGTVTKSSGEGIYFAAKSARMCAEVIVEASNNGQRVPTEADLKQYLKRWDKKYGATYLVLDILQRVFYRSDATREAFVEMCADIDVQKLTFDSYLYKTVVPANPLKQMKITAKTIGSLLRGNALAP; from the coding sequence TTGGTACTACGGGTCGCTGTTGTGGGAGGAGGGCCAGCTGGTTCTTCCGCCGCCGAAATCTTAGCCAAAGCCGGCATCGAAACCTACATTTTCGAGCGCAAACTAGATAATGCCAAACCCTGCGGTGGGGCGATTCCCCTCTGTATGGTTGACGAATTTGACTTACCCCCAGAGATCATCGATCGCCGGGTACGGAAGATGAAAATGATTTCCCCTTCCAACATTGAAGTGGATATCGGTCAAACCCTCAAAGATGGCGAATACATCGGCATGTGTCGCCGGGAAGTGATGGACAGCTTCATGCGTAACCGCGCCGCTGACCTTGGGGCAAACTTGATCAATGGCACCGTTTTCAAGCTCGACATTCCTAGCAACAATACGGATCCCTATGTTCTCCATTACTCCGACCACTCCAATGGCGAAGTAAAAGGGGAAATGAAAACCCTCAAAGTAGACCTCGTGATCGGTGCTGACGGGGCTAATTCTCGTATCGCCAAGGCCATTGACGCTGGTGATTATAACTATGCGATCGCCTTCCAAGAGCGCATTCGTCTCCCCGAAGACAAAATGGCCTACTACGAAGAGCTGGCAGAAATGTATGTGGGTGACGACGTTTCCCCCGACTTCTATGCCTGGGTCTTCCCCAAATATGACCACGTGGCCGTCGGTACTGGCACCATGAAGGTAAACCAAGCCCGTATCAAAGAACTCCAAGCCGGCATCCGCACCCGGGCCGCCAAGCGCCTTGAAGGGGGCGAAATCATTAAGGTAGAAGCCCACCCCATTCCCGAACATCCCAGACCCCGCCGGGTTGTCGGTCGGGTCGCCCTCGTCGGTGATGCGGCTGGTACTGTCACCAAGTCCTCCGGGGAAGGGATTTACTTCGCGGCGAAATCCGCGCGGATGTGTGCTGAAGTCATCGTCGAAGCCTCTAACAACGGCCAACGGGTGCCCACCGAAGCAGACCTCAAGCAATACCTCAAGCGTTGGGATAAGAAGTACGGTGCGACTTACCTCGTCCTCGACATTCTGCAGCGGGTATTCTACCGCTCCGACGCTACCCGGGAAGCCTTTGTGGAAATGTGCGCTGACATCGACGTCCAGAAGCTCACTTTTGACAGCTACCTGTACAAAACCGTTGTTCCCGCTAATCCCCTCAAGCAGATGAAAATTACCGCGAAAACCATCGGTAGTCTGCTCCGAGGCAATGCCCTTGCACCCTAG
- the rfaG gene encoding glycosyl transferase, group 1 family protein, producing MRIALFTETFLPKVDGIVTRLRHTVDHLQRSGDQVMVFCPDGGLREHKGAAVYGVKGNPLPWYPELKMAFPGPSVGKALERFQPDLVHVVNPAILGLGGIFFAKKLHIPLMASYHTHLPQYLQHYGLGALEGLLWELLKAAHNQAELNLCTSTAMVEELRAHGIKHLDLWQRGVDTEMFQPSLKSDKMRDRLSQGHLEAPLLLYVGRVSAEKQIDQIKPVLEAIPGSRLAIVGDGPYRAELEEHFAGTNTHFVGYLQGLELASAFASADAFVFPSRTETLGLVLLEAMAAGCPVVAANSGGIPDIVTDGENGFMFDPQDPDGAVKATQKLLAMDATQRERLRIQARQEAEKWGWAAATEQLRGYYRQVLAKTSTLSTAA from the coding sequence ATGCGTATAGCTCTGTTTACCGAAACCTTCTTGCCGAAAGTCGATGGGATTGTCACCAGGCTGCGTCACACCGTCGATCACCTCCAACGCAGCGGCGATCAAGTGATGGTATTCTGCCCCGACGGTGGCCTACGGGAACACAAAGGCGCTGCGGTCTATGGCGTTAAAGGCAATCCCCTCCCCTGGTACCCTGAGCTAAAAATGGCCTTTCCGGGGCCATCGGTGGGCAAAGCACTCGAAAGATTTCAACCGGATCTGGTCCACGTAGTGAACCCAGCGATCCTTGGCTTGGGGGGCATTTTCTTCGCGAAAAAACTGCATATTCCCTTGATGGCTTCCTACCATACCCATCTGCCCCAATATCTCCAACACTATGGCCTAGGCGCTCTAGAAGGGCTCCTCTGGGAACTGCTAAAAGCGGCTCATAACCAAGCGGAATTAAACCTCTGCACCTCTACAGCGATGGTGGAAGAGCTGCGGGCCCACGGTATTAAGCACCTCGATCTCTGGCAACGGGGCGTCGATACGGAGATGTTCCAGCCCAGTCTAAAATCTGACAAAATGCGCGATCGCCTATCCCAGGGTCACCTGGAAGCGCCTTTGTTGCTCTATGTAGGCCGGGTTTCAGCCGAGAAACAAATCGACCAGATTAAACCCGTCCTCGAAGCGATCCCCGGATCCCGCTTGGCGATCGTCGGCGATGGCCCCTATCGCGCCGAACTAGAAGAACATTTTGCTGGCACGAATACCCATTTCGTCGGCTATCTCCAAGGCTTAGAGCTGGCTTCCGCCTTTGCCTCCGCCGATGCCTTTGTCTTCCCCTCCCGCACCGAAACCCTTGGCTTGGTTCTCCTAGAAGCGATGGCTGCCGGTTGTCCGGTGGTGGCCGCTAATTCTGGTGGCATTCCGGATATTGTCACCGATGGGGAAAATGGTTTTATGTTCGACCCCCAAGATCCCGACGGGGCCGTAAAAGCGACCCAAAAGCTCCTCGCCATGGATGCAACCCAACGGGAAAGGTTACGGATTCAGGCCCGTCAGGAAGCAGAAAAATGGGGCTGGGCAGCGGCGACGGAACAACTACGGGGATATTATCGCCAGGTTTTGGCTAAAACCAGCACCCTCTCCACTGCGGCTTGA
- the scpB gene encoding segregation and condensation protein B translates to MKLATTLEAILYIKAQPLSLEDLAETAGQPLHLVADALLELMDDYAHRDSALEVVETPAGYSLQLRESCQALVTNLIPTELSVGAQRTLAAIALKSPILQTELIELRGSGAYQHIQDLLAQGFIKRRRQQEGRSYWLEVSDKFHQYFEFDAADLDSSSVPEAP, encoded by the coding sequence ATGAAGCTTGCCACCACCCTAGAGGCGATTCTTTACATCAAAGCCCAGCCCCTCAGCCTTGAAGATTTGGCCGAAACTGCCGGACAACCACTGCATCTGGTAGCCGATGCCCTACTGGAGCTGATGGATGATTATGCCCACCGGGACAGTGCCCTCGAAGTAGTGGAAACGCCAGCGGGTTATAGCCTCCAACTACGGGAAAGTTGCCAAGCTCTGGTTACCAACCTCATCCCCACAGAACTCAGCGTCGGCGCCCAGAGAACCCTTGCAGCGATCGCCCTCAAATCGCCCATCCTGCAAACAGAACTGATTGAACTGCGGGGCAGCGGTGCTTACCAACACATCCAGGATCTACTAGCCCAGGGCTTTATTAAACGGCGACGGCAACAGGAAGGCCGCTCCTATTGGTTAGAGGTGAGCGACAAATTCCACCAATATTTTGAGTTTGACGCCGCTGACCTAGATTCCTCTTCTGTGCCTGAAGCCCCTTAG
- the rnhB gene encoding ribonuclease HII — MALIAGVDEVGRGCLFGPVVAAVVVVDKSQEKALADLGVTDSKKLSAKRRESLVPQIKQLVSDWAIASASVAEIDQFNILQATFLAMTRAVGQLQLKPAEIFVDGRQTIPKLDYPQQAIIQGDSKIKAIAAASILAKVHRDREMIALAEIYPAYDLAQNKGYGTQKHRQAIWQHGLTPHHRQSFKIQPPPQQLSLLLPQE; from the coding sequence ATGGCACTGATTGCAGGGGTTGATGAAGTGGGCCGGGGCTGTCTGTTTGGGCCAGTGGTGGCGGCGGTGGTGGTCGTGGATAAGTCCCAGGAAAAAGCCTTGGCTGACCTGGGGGTCACCGACAGCAAAAAGCTCTCTGCCAAACGGCGGGAAAGTTTAGTGCCTCAGATTAAGCAGCTTGTGAGTGATTGGGCGATCGCCTCGGCGTCGGTGGCCGAAATCGATCAGTTCAATATTTTGCAAGCAACCTTCCTGGCCATGACCAGGGCCGTTGGGCAGTTGCAGCTGAAACCTGCGGAAATTTTCGTCGATGGTCGCCAAACCATTCCCAAGCTCGATTATCCCCAGCAGGCCATTATCCAAGGGGACAGCAAAATCAAGGCGATCGCGGCGGCGAGCATCCTTGCTAAGGTACACCGAGATCGAGAAATGATTGCCCTGGCTGAAATTTACCCGGCCTATGACCTCGCTCAAAATAAAGGTTACGGCACCCAAAAACACCGCCAGGCCATTTGGCAACATGGACTGACCCCCCACCATCGCCAAAGTTTTAAGATCCAGCCGCCGCCCCAGCAATTATCACTCTTGCTCCCCCAGGAATAA